In the genome of Misgurnus anguillicaudatus chromosome 11, ASM2758022v2, whole genome shotgun sequence, one region contains:
- the nkx2.3 gene encoding homeobox protein Nkx-2.3 — MMLPSPVTSTPFSVKDILKLEQQSHLQSLHPAQYHAQLHPEPHERFQAPSSSFLGGGDSPGFSDSEDKMSYLNSFSMPESLVESSLSPPMFVHPALGHVETKLEDELEDHETKSCGAIIRSPDCEGDAHSDTERAQRQRTRRKPRVLFSQAQVFELERRFKQQRYLSAPEREHLASSLKLTSTQVKIWFQNRRYKCKRQRQDKTLEMAGHHHPPPPRRVAVPVLVRDGKPCLTGSQSYNATYAVNPAPYSYNGYSSYNNAAYTTPYSCTYPSLPPLPTNTSTNALMSMSLNNLGTYSQPQTSQGTPVSACQGTLQGIRAW, encoded by the exons ATGATGCTTCCGAGCCCGGTAACATCAACGCCGTTTTCTGTGAAGGATATACTGAAACTGGAGCAGCAGTCTCACCTTCAATCCTTGCATCCAGCGCAATACCACGCACAACTGCATCCGGAACCGCACGAGAGATTTCAAGCACCATCATCCAGTTTCCTCGGAGGTGGAGACAGTCCCGGCTTCTCGGACAGCGAAGACAAGATGTCTTATCTGAACTCATTCTCCATGCCGGAGAGCTTAGTGGAGAGCAGCCTTTCACCTCCTATGTTCGTCCATCCGGCACTGGGACACGTCGAGACCAAACTTGAAGATGAACTTGAGGATCACGAAACGA AGAGCTGTGGTGCCATCATAAGATCCCCGGACTGCGAGGGTGATGCGCACTCGGACACGGAGCGAGCGCAGCGGCAGAGGACGCGACGCAAGCCGCGGGTTCTCTTCAGCCAGGCGCAGGTCTTCGAGCTGGAGAGGCGCTTTAAGCAGCAGCGCTATTTGTCGGCACCAGAGAGAGAACATTTGGCTAGTTCCCTGAAACTGACCTCGACGCAGGTCAAAATTTGGTTTCAAAACCGTAGATATAAATGCAAGCGACAGCGTCAAGACAAAACACTGGAAATGGCAGGACACCACCATCCGCCGCCACCCAGGAGGGTGGCTGTGCCCGTCCTCGTCCGGGATGGCAAACCGTGTTTGACGGGATCACAGAGTTACAACGCCACGTACGCTGTGAACCCTGCTCCATACAGTTATAATGGCTATTCATCTTATAATAATGCCGCGTATACAACCCCTTACAGCTGTACATATCCCAGCCTTCCGCCACTTCCAACAAACACGTCTACCAATGCATTGATGAGCATGAGTCTGAACAACCTCGGAACATATTCCCAACCTCAGACCTCACAAGGGACGCCCGTGTCAGCTTGTCAAGGGACCTTGCAGGGTATTCGTGCGTGGTAG
- the nkx3.3 gene encoding NK3 homeobox 3 has product MANNRTSFSIHNILNRGSDSGRNTFLVEDADERVNGNRGARDCSGSSLSVRMTGAESAQRRISSCVLVLDSSSSDQHSCEEESTGEDTSERQQDHDTDGEKSRGCNFGVNNPKSSKKRSRAAFSHAQVYELERRFNLQRYLSGPERADLAGALKLTETQVKIWFQNRRYKTKRRQMASELATTPTTTLAKRVAVKVLVNNNQRQYRAEELPNPSVPPLHPSFPYYPYMFCFPPWTSGNTLSGGLY; this is encoded by the exons ATGGCGAATAACCGCACCTCCTTTTCAATTCATAACATATTAAACCGAGGAAGTGATTCCGGGAGAAATACCTTTCTTGTTGAGGACGCAGATGAACGGGTAAACGGGAACAGAGGAGCGCGGGACTGCTCCGGTTCATCTCTGTCGGTGCGTATGACCGGAGCCGAAAGCGCACAGCGGCGCATCTCTTCCTGTGTGCTCGTGTTGGACTCATCATCCTCGGACCAGCATTCATGTGAGGAGGAATCAACAGGTGAAGACACTTCAGAAAGACAACAAG ATCACGACACTGACGGAGAGAAGTCCCGGGGATGTAACTTTGGAGTCAATAACCCCAAATCTAGCAAGAAGAGATCTCGTGCCGCGTTCTCTCACGCGCAGGTGTACGAGTTGGAGCGGCGCTTTAACCTGCAACGTTATCTGTCCGGACCCGAACGCGCGGATCTGGCAGGTGCCCTCAAACTGACCGAGACACAGGTGAAAATATGGTTCCAGAACAGGAGATACAAAACCAAACGGCGACAAATGGCGTCCGAGCTTGCGACAACTCCGACGACAACCCTGGCAAAGAGAGTCGCGGTGAAGGTGCTTGTGAACAACAACCAGAGGCAATACAGGGCCGAGGAGCTGCCCAATCCGTCTGTACCTCCCTTACATCCATCATTCCCTTACTATCCCTACATGTTCTGCTTTCCGCCTTGGACCTCAGGAAACACTTTAAGTGGTGGCTTGTACTGA